In one window of Solanum pennellii chromosome 2, SPENNV200 DNA:
- the LOC107010964 gene encoding protein SWEETIE isoform X1, with protein sequence MAKNFVRDDVPLSRFGVLVAQLESIVASASHKSPDALLCFDLLSDLISAIAEESKDSILLCQRKCEDALYSLLVLGARKPVRHLASEAMARIIQKGDSISIYSRASSLQGFLSDGKKSEPQRIAGAAECLGELYRYFGRRITSGLLETTTIVTKLLKFNEDFVREEALQMLQNALEGSGGGAAASAYTDAFRIIMRTGVVDKSSIVRVAAARCLKALASIGGPGLGVGELDNACSSCVKALEDPISSIRDAFAEALGALLGLGMNPDAQVVQPRGKSHFTPKKLDGGLERHLTFPFVKASGPRAKVLRVGLTLSWVSFLQAIRLKYLHPDTELEKYIFLVMDMLRADSSFDAQALACILYILRVGITDQMSEPTQRGLLVILGKQLQSPDATPSMRVAALRTMSYALKTLGEVPAEFKDVLDNTVVSAVSHHAPLVRVEAALTLRALAEVDPTCIGGLISYAITMLGAVRDNISFEKGTNLKYELECLDGQAAVLAALVSISPSLPLGYPSRLPRSVLELSKKMIMESSRNPMAAAVEKEAGWMLLSSLLACMPKEELEDQVFDILSLWASAFQGSPERHISETKDLQSNISVWSAAVDALTAFIKSFVSAGAVNKGILLEPVLLYLSRALSYILLLAAKDQMTVKQASDIFIIKTLIAYQSISDPTVYRRDHARLIQICATPYREASKCEESSCLRMLLDKRDAWLGPWNPGRDLFEDELRSFQGGKDGLVPCVWANELPSFPKPETISKMLVNQKLLCFGNIFASEDVGGMLSLLEMVEQCLRAGKKQAWHGTSVTNICVGLLSGLKALLALRPEPLPLEVLGLAQSIFQNILAEGDICASQRRASSEGLGLLARLGNDVFTARLTRVLLGDINSAVDSYYAGSVALSLGCIHRSAGGIALSSLVPATVNSFPSLAKSSNTGLQIWSLHGLLLTVEAAGLSYVSHVQATLSLAMDILLSNEIGSTNLQQAVGRLINAIVAVLGPELSPGSIFFSRCKSVIAEVSSRQETATLYENVRFTQQLVLFAPQAVTVHHNVQTLLPTLSSRQPTLRRLALSTLRHLIEKDPGSIMNEHIEDTLFHMLDEETDAEIGSLARTTVMRLLYASCPSQPSQWLSICRNMILSSSSRVISTSDSSQNDSSSGLDGNTRLNTGDDDENMVSSSQNRNFQGYGNNHSIVYPPRDKHLRYRTRVFAAECLSHLPAAVGKNPVHFDIALARQQPASGSSSGDWLVLQLQELVSLAYQISTIQFENMRPVGVTLLSTIIDKFGTLDPELPGHLLLEQYQAQLVSAVRTALDSSSGPVLLEAGLQLATKILTCKIVSRDQLAVKRIFSLISRPLNEFNDLYYPSFAEWVSCKIKVRLLTAHASLKCYTFAFLKNQQKEITDEYLALLPLFSESSKILGIYWLCLLKDYSYIRTQSFPKENWKPFLDGIQSTLVSTKLLACLEEAWPLIVQAVALDAVPLNTYLKGSSETEEQSITDLISGYSMVELGSEEFQFLWGFALLLLFQGQDSVLGESRLHIGSVNTILSGRCVSDEVKSIALELCEVALPVFQVLLAERFFSVGFLTMDSCQELLQVCFFSIFVEDTWDNFAISILSQIAQKCPLDFLKTESFVYLVSELYLALLFKSFTSATSQDHLSWDDAVSALLTTAPTLLKQYEPKMGLKSILAFLLVGYKCIERASTEISLSRVHDFVQCLTSVMKTYVTDISELGNDSIGYLMTITRTCLTTSVILAENCTKGIHQLENKRSNLHKLLLLKLALSLEQTTSFAKLAFEIQLLKENQGCKPVFYAMICNVTRCFRSALTDPDIQVQAIGLQILKGVLTRKINSESYSFFIFFVGELVEDLGSVIQKLFKTPMSREVVAIAGECLKVLMLLQTLSRTNECQKCLMNLFLEAVLLFTTSENSSQEARDLKITAIKLVTQLAQLPDSSACIKEVLLTMPMMRRQQLQDIIRASVMQDQNQKQVNSTGPSFIIKLPAKIEENRKEEIIVSAPCSEKVEDNSEEEEEDDWDTFQSFPSTDEVDHTKTEFQDSRSIENTISDGGFKGESISVPQDEVEETTDTISDGGLKGETISIPEDEVGEITAKNQMASDDETLSGNADSSNQTQDLNGSQDGFRDDKLSDAHHMEKDRAVLRHSDVILPDSQSEVGEGPETCENLQVQKRTGGNLSSEVGEHAEDVKAHGSSYEDHQRSREESSETNEGTLPNLQPSEIQSMPLDDRNEDMKEQTTLDDQHEDEEMRDTTSIKDHQEGKDLKDTTSLEDHHEEKDLKDTTSLEDHHEEKDLKDTTSLKNHHEERKTDEEDQCSNIDLSEQSPKKLEQTTLDDHHEEKDMRDITSVKDHHEDKDMRDITSVKDHPAEKDMKDPASPKDYHEERKTENEDICSDTDLSERLPKDLEQTTLDHHKERNAENKDQRSNIELAKQSPKNLEGDELVSLDKK encoded by the exons ATGGCGAAGAATTTCGTTAGAGATGACGTCCCACTATCAAGATTTGGAGTCTTGGTGGCGCAGTTGGAATCAATAGTGGCATCAGCGTCTCACAAGTCTCCTGACGCTCTCCTCTGTTTTGATCTTCTTTCGGATCTCATATCCGCCATTGCTGAAGAGTCTAAG GATTCTATACTGCTGTGTCAAAGGAAATGTGAGGATGCACTTTATTCTCTACTTGTGCTAGGCGCAAGGAAACCGGTGCGTCATTTGGCCTCAGAGGCAATGGCAAGGATTATACAAAAAGGTGACAGTATTTCAATATACTCCAGGGCTAGCAGTTTGCAGGGATTTCTCTCTGATGGAAAGAAGAGCGAGCCTCAACGAATCGCGG GTGCTGCCGAGTGCTTGGGAGAATTGTATCGCTATTTTGGGAGACGAATCACTTCAGGCTTACTTGAAACAACCACGATTGTCACAAAACTACTgaagttcaatgag GACTTTGTTAGAGAAGAAGCTTTACAGATGCTTCAAAATGCTTTAGAAGGCTCTGGTGGAGGTGCTGCTGCCTCAGCATATACTGATGCATTTCGTATCATTATGCGAACTGGGGTCGTGGACAAATCATCTATTGTTAGAGTAGCTGCAGCTAGATGTCTAAAAGCATTGGCGAGCATCGGAGGGCCAGGATTAGGGGTTGGAGAACTTGATAATGCTTGTTCTTCTTGTGTCAAG GCCCTTGAAGATCCTATATCGTCCATAAGGGATGCATTCGCCGAAGCTTTGGGAGCATTGCTTGGTCTTGGGATGAATCCTGATGCACAGGTT GTACAACCAAGGGGAAAAAGTCATTTTACTCCCAAGAAACTTGATGGGGGTTTAGAGAGACACTTAACTTTTCCATTTGTAAAAG CTAGTGGGCCTCGGGCGAAAGTTCTGCGAGTTGGCCTAACCTTGTCGTGGGTTTCTTTTCTCCAG GCAATCCGCCTGAAGTATCTTCACCCTGATACTGAGCTTGAAAAGTACATCTTTCTAGTAATGGACATGCTTCGTGCTGATAGTTCGTTTGATGCTCAAGCACTG GCCTGCATTTTATACATCCTTCGAGTGGGCATAACTGATCAAATGAGCGAACCTACTCAGAGAGGCCTGTTGGTTATTTTGGGCAAACAG CTTCAATCTCCTGATGCTACTCCTTCCATGCGAGTTGCTGCTTTGCGGACCATGTCATATGCTTTGAAAACTCTAGGGGAG GTTCCTGCTGAATTTAAGGATGTTCTTGATAACACAGTTGTTTCTGCAGTTTCCCATCATGCACCATTG GTGCGTGTTGAGGCTGCTTTGACCTTACGTGCATTAGCTGAGGTTGATCCTACATGTATTGGTGGTTTGATTTCTTATGCAATAACAATGCTTGGAGCAGTTAGAGATAATATTTCATTTGAAAAG GGAACTAATCTAAAGTATGAGCTGGAGTGTCTAGATGGTCAGGCTGCAGTTTTGGCAGCTTTGGTGTCTATTTCTCCAAGCTTGCCTCTTGGTTATCCATCTCG GTTGCCCAGATCAGTACTTGAACTGTCTAAGAAAATGATAATGGAATCAAGTCGGAATCCTATGGCAGCAGCTGTTGAAAAGGAGGCTGGGTGGATGCTGTTGTCCTCACTGCTTGCGTGCATGCCAAAAGAG GAACTTGAGGATCAAGTTTTTGATATTCTTTCTTTATGGGCTTCTGCATTCCAAGGAAGTCCAGAACGCCATATCAGTGAAACAAAAGATCTTCAATCTAACATAAG TGTATGGTCTGCTGCAGTGGATGCATTGACAGCATTCATAAAGAGTTTTGTCTCTGCTGGTGCTGTGAACAAGGGGATCTTACTTGAACCAGTTTTGCTATACCTTAGTAG GGCTTTATCATATATATTGCTGTTGGCAGCCAAAGACCAAATGACTGTCAAACAGGCATCAGACATATTTATCATCAAGACACTAATAGCCTATCAGTCAATTTCAGATCCAACCGTATATCGAAGAGACCATGCCCGTCTTATTCAGATATGTGCAACTCCTTATAG GGAAGCTTCCAAATGTGAGGAAAGTTCATGCTTGAGGATGCTGTTAGACAAAAGAGATGCTTGGCTGGGTCCTTGGAACCCTGGCAG GGATTTGTTTGAGGATGAACTTCGCTCATTTCAAGGTGGAAAAGATGGTCTGGTACCATGTGTATGGGCTAACGAGCTTCCGAGCTTTCCTAAG CCGGAGACTATAAGCAAAATGTTAGTAAATCAGAAGCTCCTCTGTTTTGGCAACATATTTGCTTCTGAG GATGTCGGGGGAATGCTCTCactcctagaaatggttgagcAGTGTCTGAGAGCTGGAAAGAAACAAGCTTGGCATGGTACCAGTGTTACAAACATATGTGTGGGCCTGCTATCTGGCCTGAAG GCCTTGCTTGCTTTACGTCCTGAACCCTTACCACTGGAAGTACTTGGGTTGGCACAGTCTATATTTCAG AACATTCTGGCTGAGGGTGACATCTGTGCTTCACAACGCAGGGCATCATCTGAAGGACTTGGTCTATTAGCTCGTCTAGGAAATGATGTGTTTACTGCCAGATTG ACAAGAGTTCTCCTTGGTGATATAAATTCAGCTGTAGATTCATACTATGCTGGTTCGGTTGCACTGTCACTTGGTTGCATCCATCGCAG CGCAGGGGGGATTGCATTGTCAAGCTTGGTTCCTGCTACTGTTAATTCATTTCCTTCTCTGGCTAAAAGTTCAAACACTGGCTTACAAATTTGGTCTTTGCATGGTCTACTGTTGACTGTGGAGGCGGCTGGTTTATCCTATGTTTCTCATGTTCAG GCGACACTTAGCCTTGCCATGGATATTCTGTTGTCAAATGAGATTGGTTCGACTAACCTGCAGCAGGCAGTGGGCCGCCTTATAAATGCTATTGTTGCTGTCCTTGGTCCTGAACTTTCCCCTGGCAGCATTTTTTTCTCGCGCTGTAAG TCTGTCATTGCAGAGGTCAGCTCTCGGCAAGAGACTGCAACACTTTATGA GAATGTTCGATTCACTCAGCAGCTAGTTCTTTTTGCACCACAAGCTGTTACTGTGCATCATAATGTGCAAACACTGCTCCCAACTCTATCCTCAAGACAG CCAACACTGCGACGTTTAGCTCTATCCACTCTGAGACATCTCATTGAAAAGGATCCA GGGTCCATTATGAATGAACATATAGAAGATACATTGTTCCATATGCTGGATGAGGAAACTGATGCTGA GATTGGAAGCTTAGCACGAACAACAGTTATGAGATTGCTTTATGCGTCATGTCCATCACAGCCATCACAATGGCTATCAATTTGCCGCAACATG ATTCTTTCTTCATCCTCAAGAGTGATCAGCACAAGTGACAGTTCACAAAATGATTCTTCAAGCGGTCTGGATGGTAACACTAGATTGAATACTGGGGATGATGATGAGAACATGGTGTCGAGCTCCCAAAACCGAAACTTTCAAGGTTATGGAAACAATCACTCCATTGTCTATCCTCCTAGGGACAAGCACCTCAGATATCGAACAAGAGTTTTTGCTGCAGA GTGTTTGAGTCATCTTCCTGCAGCAGTTGGAAAGAATCCAGTGCATTTTGATATAGCATTGGCTAGACAGCAGCCTGCCAGTGGATCGAGCTCTGGAGACTGGCTGGTTCTTCAATTGCAAGAACTAGTTTCCCTTGCTTATCAG ATCAGCACAATTCAGTTTGAGAACATGCGGCCAGTTGGTGTGACTCTATTGAGTACTATTATTGACAAG TTTGGAACATTGGACCCTGAGCTTCCTGGTCACCTTCTTCTGGAACAGTATCAG GCCCAATTGGTTTCTGCAGTTCGAACTGCATTGGACTCATCCTCTGGCCCTGTCCTATTGGAAGCAGGCTTGCAGCTCGCCACAAAG ATATTGACATGTAAAATTGTTAGTCGAGATCAACTTGCTGTAAAGCGGatattttcattgatttcaCGTCCTCTAAATGAATTCAATGACCTTTACTATCCATCCTTTGCAGAATGGGTCTCGTGCAAG ATCAAAGTGAGACTCCTTACAGCACATGCCTCTCTGAAATGTTACACCTTTGCATTCttgaaaaatcaacaaaaggaGATTACTGATGAATATTTAGCTTTATTGCCTCTTTTCTCTGAGAGTTCAAAAATTCTTGGAATTTACTGGCTCTGTCTTCTGAAGGACTACAGCTATATTAGGACTCAATCATTTCCTAAAGAAAAT TGGAAACCATTTCTTGATGGGATTCAGTCTACACTAGTATCAACTAAGTTGCTGGCATGTCTGGAAGAAGCTTGGCCACTGATCGTGCAAGCGGTGGCATTAGATGCAGTTCCTTTGAACACTTACTTAAAAGGATCCTCAGAAACTGAAGAACAGTCTATTACAGACTTAATTTCGGGTTATAGCATGGTTGAGTTGGGTTCAGaagaatttcaatttttgtggGGCTTtgctcttcttcttctatttcaGGGGCAAGATTCGGTTCTTGGTGAATCTAGGCTGCATATTGGCTCTGTCAATACCATATTAAGTGGTCGCTGTGTTAGTGATGAAGTAAAGTCAATTGCTTTGGAGTTGTGCGAAGTTGCTCTGCCTGTGTTTCAAGTCCTGTTAGCGGAGAGATTCTTTAGTGTAGGATTTCTCACTATGGATTCCTGTCAAGAACTGCTGCAG GTTtgctttttctccatttttgttGAAGATACGTGGGACAATTTTGCTATCTCTATTTTATCACAG ATTGCGCAGAAATGTCCCTTGGATTTCCTAAAGACTGAAAGTTTTGTGTATTTAGTATCAGAACTTTATTTGGCGCTTCTTTTTAAATCCTTCACAAG TGCAACTTCTCAAGACCATTTAAGCTGGGACGATGCTGTTTCTGCCTTACTTACCACAGCACCAACACTTCTAAAACAATATGAGCCAAAG ATGggtttgaaatcaattttggcTTTTCTTTTGGTTGGTTACAAGTGCATTGAAAGGGCTTCAACCGAAATTTCTCTTTCAAGAGTTCATGATTTTGTCCAGTGTCTAACTTCTGTAATGAAAACATATGTTACTG ATATCTCTGAACTTGGAAATGACAGCATTGGTTATTTGATGACAATAACAAGAACTTGTCTGACTACGAGTGTTATTTTGGCTGAGAATTGCACTAAAGGAATTCATCAGCTTGAGAATAAGAGGTCCAACTTGCATAAACTGCTGCTGTTGAAGCTTGCTCTCTCTCTTGAACAGACTACTTCATTTGCTAAATTAGCTTTTGAAATTCAACTTCTCAAAGAAAACCAAGGATGTAAGCCAGTATTTTATGCCATGATATGCAATGTCACCCGGTGCTTCAGGAGTGCTCTTACTGATCCTGACATTCAG GTCCAAGCAATTGGGTTGCAAATACTGAAAGGTGTGCTAACAAGGAAAATCAATTCGGAGTCTTACTCATTCTTCATATTCTTTGTTGGGGAACTTGTTGAAGACCTTGGATCTGTAATCCAGAAACTCTTTAAG ACACCTATGAGCAGGGAAGTGGTGGCTATTGCTGGGGAGTGTTTGAAGGTTTTAATGCTTCTCCAGACACTCTCAAGAACTAATGAGTGTCAGAAATGCCTAATGAATCTGTTCTTGGAAGCTGTTCTCCTTTTTACAACGTCAGAGAATTCTTCTCAG GAAGCACGTGATTTGAAGATCACAGCTATAAAATTGGTTACACAACTGGCTCAACTCCCTGACTCATCTGCTTGTATCAAGGAGGTTTTACTGACAATGCCAATGATGAGAAGACAACAATTGCAG GATATAATACGTGCTTCTGTGATGCAAGACCAGAACCAGAAACAAGTCAATTCCACTGGACCATCTTTTATTATCAAGCTGCCTGCAAAAATAGAGGAAAATAGAAAAGAGGAAATTATTGTTTCAGCTCCTTGCAGTGAAAAGGTGGAGGACAATTctgaggaagaggaagaagacgATTGGGATACTTTTCAGTCTTTTCCTTCTACTGACGAAGTTGATCATACTAAAACTGAGTTCCAAGATTCTCGCTCAATTGAAAACACAATTTCAGATGGTGGTTTTAAGGGAGAATCCATTTCTGTACCACAGGATGAGGTAGAAGAAACTACTGATACAATTTCAGATGGTGGCTTGAAGGGAGAAACTATTTCAATACCTGAGGATGAGGTAGGAGAAATTACTGCTAAAAATCAAATGGCTAGTGATGATGAGACTCTGTCAGGCAATGCAGATAGCAGCAACCAGACACAGGATCTTAATGGTTCCCAAGATGGCTTCCGTGATGACAAGTTATCTGATGCTCACCACATGGAGAAGGATAGAGCAGTGTTACGCCACAGTGATGTGATCTTGCCTGATTCTCAGTCTGAGGTAGGAGAAGGCCCTGAAACATGTGAAAATCTGCAGGTCCAAAAGAGAACAGGCGGCAATTTGTCTTCTGAAGTGGGGGAACATGCTGAAGATGTAAAAGCACATGGTTCCTCTTATGAGGATCATCAGAGAAGTAGAGAGGAATCTAGTGAAACAAATGAAGGTACTTTGCCTAATCTTCAACCTTCTGAAATACAAAGCATGCCACTTGATGACCGCAATGAAGACATGAAAGAACAAACTACACTTGATGATCAACATGAGGATGAGGAAATGAGAGACACCACCTCAATCAAGGATCACCAAGAAGGAAAGGATTTGAAAGACACAACCTCACTCGAGGATCACCATGAGGAGAAGGATTTGAAAGACACAACCTCGCTCGAGGATCACCACGAGGAGAAGGATTTGAAAGACACAACTTCACTAAAGAATCACCATGAGGAGAGAAAAACAGATGAGGAAGACCAATGTTCTAATATAGATTTGTCTGAGCAGTCTCCTAAAAAGTTAGAACAAACTACACTTGATGATCACCACGAGGAGAAGGATATGAGAGACATCACCTCAGTCAAGGATCACCATGAGGATAAGGATATGAGAGACATAACCTCGGTCAAGGATCACCCTGCGGAGAAGGATATGAAAGACCCGGCCTCCCCCAAGGATTACCATGaggaaagaaaaacagaaaacgAAGACATATGTTCCGATACAGATTTGTCTGAGCGGTTACCTAAAGATTTAGAACAAACTACGCTTGATCACCATAAAGAGAGAAATGCGGAGAACAAAGACCAGCGTTCTAATATAGAATTGGCCAAGCAGTCTCCTAAAAATTTAGAAGGTGACGAACTAGTCAGCCTTGACAAAAAATGA